The following is a genomic window from Geminicoccus roseus DSM 18922.
GTCGAGCCGTCCCTGGCCGGGCCGAAGCGCCCGCAGGACCGCGTGCCGCTGAAGGCCGCCAAGCAGGGCTTCGAATCGGTCCTGCCGGCCCTGGCGGGCAATGCCCCGCTGGACGCCCGCGCCAAGGTCGCCGGATCCGACCATGCCCTCGGCCATGGCGATGTGGTGATCGCGGCGATCACCTCCTGCACCAACACGTCCAATCCGGGGGTGATGATTGCGGCGGGCCTGGTCGCCAAGAAGGCGGCGGAGCTGGGCCTGACCCGCAAGTCTTGGGTGAAGACCTCGCTGGCGCCAGGCTCCAAGGTGGTCACCGACTATCTGGACGCCGCGGGCCTGACCGAGTCGCTGAACCAGGTCGGCTTCGACCTGGTGGGATATGGCTGCACCACCTGCATCGGCAATTCCGGCCCGCTGCCGGACGAGATCTCCGACGCGGTCACCGAGGGCAAGCTGGTGGTCTCCGCCGTGCTGTCCGGCAACCGCAATTTCGAGGGCCGCATCCACCCGCAGATCAAGGCCAACTACCTGGCCTCGCCGCCGCTGGTGGTGGCCTATGCCCTGGCCGGCTCGATGCTGAAGGACATCACCACCGAGCCGCTGGGCACCGGCAAGGACGGCAAGCCGGTCTATCTAAAAGACGTGTGGCCGACCCCGCAGGAGGTCGACGACGCGGTGCGCATGGCCGTCACCGCCGACATGTTCGCCAGCTCCTATGCGGACGTGTTCGCGGGCGACGAGCGCTGGAAGGCGATCGGCGCCGGCGAGGCCGGCATGACCTATGACTGGCAGGAGGACAGCACCTATGTGCGTCTGCCGCCCTACTTTGAAGGCATGAGCGCCGAGCCGGCGAAGAAGCTCGCCGACATCAAGGGCGCACGCGTGCTGGGCGTGTTCGGCGACAGCATCACCACCGACCATATCAGCCCGGCCGGCAACATCGCCAAGAACGGCCCGGCGGCGCGCTACCTGATGGAGCACGGCGTCGAGCAGCGCGAGTTCAACTCGTTCGGTGCCCGCCGCGGCAACCACGAGGTGATGATGCGCGGCACCTTCGCCAACATCCGCATCAAGAACGAGATGCTGGACGGCAAGGAAGGCGGCTACACCAAGCTGATGCCGGACGGCGCCGAGATGTCGATCTACGACGCCTCGATGGAGTACCAGAAGCGCGGCACGCCGCTGGTGATCTTTGCCGGGCAGGAATACGGCACCGGCTCGTCGCGCGACTGGGCGGCCAAGGGCACCAACCTGCTGGGCGTCAAGGCGGTGATCGCCGAGAGCTTCGAGCGCATCCATCGCTCCAATCTGGTCGGCATGGGCGTCCTGCCGCTGGTCATGTACCCGGGCACCGACCGCAAGACCCTGAAGCTGGACGGCAGCGAGGTGGTCGACGTGGTCGGGCTGGAGAATGGCCTGCGCCCGCTCATGGACGTCACCCTGCGCATCACCCGCACCGACGGCTCTACCGACGAGCATCAGGTGCTCTGCCGCGTGGATACGCTGGACGAGGTCGAGTACGTGATGCATGGCGGCATCCTGCACTACGTGCTGCGCCAGCTCCTGGCCCAGAGCAAGCCCGCCGGCAGCGCCTGAACCCGGAAAACGGGTGGAAGAGGCCTGCTAGGCCTCTTCCACCCTTCCGCAGCCCGACTGCCGATCAGGAAAAGGATCGGCGGATCGGGCGCTGATTCGTGAGGCTGGCTGCTGCCGGCGACTGGACTCATCCCGTCCGGCGTCGCACACAGCTTCATGAGCAACGCCCAAGGACCGGTCACCGGCTCGTCCGCAAAGGCGCCCATGTGCGCCGAGCATGTCGCTGCGGCCTTCGACGCGCTGGCCCCCAGCTGGGACATGGGTCACGGCCCCTGGTCCCCGCGCAGCCTGGGCTTCCGGCTGCGCGCCGGGCTGCTCCGCCGCATCATCCAGGACCGCCCGGCCCCATGCCGGGTCCTCGACATCGGCTGCGGCACCGGCCGCTACCTCCTGGCTGCTTCCGCCCATCTCGACCAGGGCGTCGGCATCGACATCTCCCATGCCATGATCGAGCGGGCGCGCCGTCATGCCGACGCCTGCGACCGGGCCGGCCGGCTGCACTTCGAGGTCCGGCCGGTGGAGCGGCTCGCCGGCTGGCGGCATGAGCCGTTCCACCTCGTGCTGTTCCTTGGCTCGCTCGAGCACATCGCCGAGCCCGCCCGTGCCATTGCCGACGCCGCCCGGCTCCTGCATCCCGGCGGCCTGCTCCTGGCGATCATCCTGCACCCCCGCCATCCCCTGGGCCGTCGTGCCGAGCGCTCCGTGCATCGCGGCACCATGCCGCCGCTCCGGCTGATCGCGCCCGAGCATCTGGAGGGCTGGGCGCACAGCGCCGGACTGGCGCCAGCACCGCTGACCGGCCCGGAGCCGGTCCGCCGGCTGTCCTGGTGGTCGGTCTACGCGGCGCTCAACATGCTGCTGGTCGGGCGCCGGATCCTGCTCTTCCAGCGTGCCCCGCAGATCGCCGGCGGGGCTGCCTGATCGCTTGGGCCAGATCCCGTCGCACCGACGTTCAGGCCAGCCCCGCAACCGGCTCGGGACGGCGCCGCAGCGGGATCGTCGCCAGGATGCCCAGGAGGGAGACGAACGCGCACAGCAGCATGCCCGCCTGCAGCGCCGCCACGAAGGCCTCCGACACGCTGGCGTCGACAAAGGCGATGAACGCCGGGTCGTCCGGATGGTGCTCCATGGAGGCAAGGTCCAGGATGGCCGTGCGCGCCTGCTCCGACCCGGACAGAAGGCTGGCGATGATCGTCCGCTCATCCGGGTCGAGCGCCATCTGGGGGCTCAGGGCCGCCAGCAGCCGGCTGCTCTCGACCACCTGGAACACTGCCCCGGTCACCGCGATCCCGAGCACCGAGCCCAGCTGGCGGGCCCCGTTCAGCACGCCCGCCGCCGCGCCCGATCCGGCATCCGGCGCCGCGTTCATGGCCATGGTGGTGGAAGCATTGTAGGCGAAGGCCTGCCCGATCCCGGCAACGGCCAGCGCCCCGATCACCCAGGCTAGCCCGCTGCTGGTTCCGGCCGGCTGGAACAGCAGGAAAGCCGCCACCATCAGCGCCATGCCCAGCATCATTGCCCGCCGTCCGCCCACCCGGTCGATCCAGCGGCCGGTGACCGGCAGCGTGAGGACAAAGCAGGCCGAGAATGCCAGCAGCGCCAGGCCGGCCGGAATCGGGCTCAGCTGGAGCACATGCTGCAGGTAGAGCGTCGCGAAGAACACGATCGCGCTGAACCCGAAATTGCCCAGGACCGCCACGATCTGCGCCTGCAGGAACGGCGGTTGTTGGAACAGGGCCAGGTCGACCAGCGGCTGGCGCTGGCGGCGCTCGACCGCCACGAAGGCCAGGATCAGGAGCGGCCCGAGCAGGAGGCCGGCCACCACCCAGGGCGAGGACCAGCCCCAGTCGTCGCCGAGCTGCAGCCCGAAGGTCAGGCCGGTCAGCCCCGCGGTGATGGTGGCGACCCCCAGGAGGTCCAGGCCGCCCTTCGCCGTCTCGTCGCGCGATTCCGGCACGACCAGCAGGATCAGGCCGGCGGTGAGGGCGCCGATCGGCAGGTTGACCAGGAACAGCCACCGCCAGCTGAGCAGTTCGGTCAGCGTCCCGCCGACCAGGGGCCCGATCGCCGAGCCGCAGGCGCCCACGGCCGAGCAGATCCCGAACGCCAGGCCGCGCTCGGCCGGCGAGAACACGCTGGCGACGATGGAGAGCGGCCCGGCCGAGAACAGCGCCACCGCGACGCCCTGCACGCAGCGCCCGACGATCAGCGTGGCGATCCCGGGCGCCAGGCCGCAGATGGCCGAGCCCAGCGCGAACAGGACGATCCCGGCCAGCATGGTCCGGCGCCGCCCGACCAGGTCGCCCAGACGCCCGAACGCGATGAGGGGGGCCGCCATCGACAGGTTGAAGGCGTTGACCGTCCATTGCAGGGCGGTCGTACCGGCCCCAAGCTCGCTCCCGATCGAGGGCAGCGCCACCGTGATGCCGTAGAAGTCGATGCTGAGCAGGAACAGCGGCAGGGCCATCGCAACGACGATCCACCAGCGTTGCGCCGAGCCGTTCATG
Proteins encoded in this region:
- the acnA gene encoding aconitate hydratase AcnA, producing the protein MRVTGHDTLKVRRSLEVGELSYDYFSIPEAAKELGDLSRLPFSMKVLLENLLRFEDDRTVKVADLKAVAEWLKARSSKHEIAYRPARVLMQDFTGVPAVVDLAAMRDAMVALGGDPAKINPLVPVDLVIDHSVQVDAFGTPRSFEENMEREYERNGERYQFLRWGAEGFDNFRVVPPGTGICHQVNLEHLAQVVWTAKDGNKQVAYPDTLVGTDSHTTMVNGLAVLGWGVGGIEAEAAMLGQPVSMLLPEVIGFKLTGKLPEGATATDLVLTVTQMLRKKGVVNKFVEFYGPGLDHLPLADRATIGNMAPEYGATCGFFPIDQVTIDYLKLTGRKPERVALVEAYAKAQGMWRDADMPDPVFTDSLELDLGDVEPSLAGPKRPQDRVPLKAAKQGFESVLPALAGNAPLDARAKVAGSDHALGHGDVVIAAITSCTNTSNPGVMIAAGLVAKKAAELGLTRKSWVKTSLAPGSKVVTDYLDAAGLTESLNQVGFDLVGYGCTTCIGNSGPLPDEISDAVTEGKLVVSAVLSGNRNFEGRIHPQIKANYLASPPLVVAYALAGSMLKDITTEPLGTGKDGKPVYLKDVWPTPQEVDDAVRMAVTADMFASSYADVFAGDERWKAIGAGEAGMTYDWQEDSTYVRLPPYFEGMSAEPAKKLADIKGARVLGVFGDSITTDHISPAGNIAKNGPAARYLMEHGVEQREFNSFGARRGNHEVMMRGTFANIRIKNEMLDGKEGGYTKLMPDGAEMSIYDASMEYQKRGTPLVIFAGQEYGTGSSRDWAAKGTNLLGVKAVIAESFERIHRSNLVGMGVLPLVMYPGTDRKTLKLDGSEVVDVVGLENGLRPLMDVTLRITRTDGSTDEHQVLCRVDTLDEVEYVMHGGILHYVLRQLLAQSKPAGSA
- a CDS encoding class I SAM-dependent methyltransferase; this encodes MSNAQGPVTGSSAKAPMCAEHVAAAFDALAPSWDMGHGPWSPRSLGFRLRAGLLRRIIQDRPAPCRVLDIGCGTGRYLLAASAHLDQGVGIDISHAMIERARRHADACDRAGRLHFEVRPVERLAGWRHEPFHLVLFLGSLEHIAEPARAIADAARLLHPGGLLLAIILHPRHPLGRRAERSVHRGTMPPLRLIAPEHLEGWAHSAGLAPAPLTGPEPVRRLSWWSVYAALNMLLVGRRILLFQRAPQIAGGAA
- a CDS encoding MFS transporter, encoding MNGSAQRWWIVVAMALPLFLLSIDFYGITVALPSIGSELGAGTTALQWTVNAFNLSMAAPLIAFGRLGDLVGRRRTMLAGIVLFALGSAICGLAPGIATLIVGRCVQGVAVALFSAGPLSIVASVFSPAERGLAFGICSAVGACGSAIGPLVGGTLTELLSWRWLFLVNLPIGALTAGLILLVVPESRDETAKGGLDLLGVATITAGLTGLTFGLQLGDDWGWSSPWVVAGLLLGPLLILAFVAVERRQRQPLVDLALFQQPPFLQAQIVAVLGNFGFSAIVFFATLYLQHVLQLSPIPAGLALLAFSACFVLTLPVTGRWIDRVGGRRAMMLGMALMVAAFLLFQPAGTSSGLAWVIGALAVAGIGQAFAYNASTTMAMNAAPDAGSGAAAGVLNGARQLGSVLGIAVTGAVFQVVESSRLLAALSPQMALDPDERTIIASLLSGSEQARTAILDLASMEHHPDDPAFIAFVDASVSEAFVAALQAGMLLCAFVSLLGILATIPLRRRPEPVAGLA